The window CTTACAACATCAGCTTCCAATTTACTCGGACGTTTTGCTAGAAATGAAACTCGATACAAATTGATGGCTGGTGATATAAAATCAGCTTTCTCCGATTGGTTTACGCCAGACTTCATTTCTTGCAAATTTTCTCCATATTCTTTGCCTCCATCAATTTTATGATTCTCTTTCGAAGTGGTTACTAGAACACCATTGCGAGACCCATCACGATAAACTGTACAACCTTTACACCCAGATTTCCATGCTTCAATATACAGATAATTAACTAATTCTTCTTTTGTTTCATTGGGTAAGTTAATTGTAACACTAATAGAATGATCTACCCATCTTTGTATACGACCCTGCATTTTAACTTTTTGTAACCAATCTACATCATTAGATGTAGATTTATAATAAGGTGATTTTGCAACTAAAGCATCTATTTCTCGTTGTGCATATTTTCTTGTTGTAGGATAACCTTGTACTTCCATCCACTTAACAAACTTATGATGAAACACTGTATACTCTACCCACGAGTCGCCCATTTCATCTACAAAGTCTATTTTTGTTATCTCATCACTCGGATTAACCTTACGTCTTCGTTTATAAACAGGTAGAAAAACTGGTTCAATTCCCGAAGTTGTTTGACTCATCAAAGAAGTTGTACCAGTAGGAGCAATAGTGAGACAAGCAATATTCCTGCGGCCAAATTGTTGCATATCTTCAATTAACTGAGAGTCTACTTCTTTTAAGCGATGAATAAAAGGATTATTTTTTTCTAGTTCAATATTGAATATCTCAAATGCACCACGTTCTTTGGCTACTTCTACTGAAGCTCTATAAACGGACAGAGCTAATACCTTTTGAATTCTTTCTGCAAAATTAGTTGCTTCTTCTGTTCCATAACGAAATCCCAAAGCTGCCAACATATCACCTTCAGCAGTAATACCAATCCCTATTCGCCTTCCGATTAAAGTTTTGTGACGAATCTTTTCCCATAGTAATTGTTCAGTATGTTTTATTTCATCTGATTCATAATCAGATATTATTTTCATGAGAATAGCATCTATTTTCTCTACCTCTAAATCAACAATATTGTCCATCATTCGTTGGGCCAATGCTACATGCTCCTCAAATAAATCAAAATCAAATTCAGCTTCTTTTTTAAATGGCTGTTTTACATAAGAATACAAATTAATGGCCAGTAGACGACAACTATCGTATGGACATAAGGGTATTTCACCACAAGGATTTGTTGAAACTGTTCCAAATCCACTATCAATATAACAATCAGGAATAGATTCCCTTAAAATAGTATCCCAAAACAAAACTCCAGGCTCCGCAGATTGCCAAGCATTATGAATAATCTTATTCCAAAGATCCTTAGCATCTATTTCCTTTATGATTTGAGGATTTTCAGAATCAATAGGGAATCTTTGAATAAAAGAACGATTTGATTCGACTGCTCTCATAAACTCATCTGTCAGTTTAACTGAGATATTTGCCCCTGTTACCTTTCCTTCTTCTATTTTAGCATCAATAAATGACTCTATTTCAGGATGTTCTACAGACATTGATAACATCAAAGCTCCACGCCTACCTTCTTGTGCTACCTCACGTGTGGAATTAGAATATCGTTCCATAAAAGGAACCATTCCTGTCGAAGTGATAGCTGAATTATTCACGGGACTTCCTCTAGGACGAATGTGAGATAAATCATGCCCAACACCTCCTCTACGTTTCATCAGTTGGATTTGTTCTTCATCAGTTCTCATTATCCCACCGTAAGAATCCGTCCTATTTCCGATAACAAAGCAATTAGATAGAGAGGTTAATTGATAACTATTCCCTATTCCAAACATGTTTCCACCCTGTGGGATGAGATAATTGAAATCTGAGATAACTTCAAGAATATTTTTTTCAGTAAGAATAGGATTAGGATATTTTTGTTCAATTCTTACAATTTCTCTTGCTATACGTTGGTGCATTTCATTAGGAGTACTTTCAAAGTACTCTCCCTTATTGCTTTTTAGTGCATACTTATCAACAAATACTTTAGCAGCCAATTCATCGCCGCAAAAATAATCAAGAGAACTTTTATATACTTCTTCAAAAGTCATATAATTTACTTCTAATTTCGTTCCCTGGTTTCAAATGTTCAAATCCGGGTTTATTAAGCAAAGCAAACATATTCTTTTTATATGATTCTACACCTGGCTGATCGAAAGGATTAACTTCCAATAGATAACCACTGATACCACAGGCTCTTTCAAAAAAATACAGTAGTTGCCCTAAATGATATTCATTCAATTCCGGAAGTTCTATCTTAATATTTGGGACATCTCCCTCTACATGAGCAATTTGTGTACCTAATTCTGCCATTTTATTAATATAATCCACTCGCTTACCCGATAAAAAATTCAATCCGTCCAAATCTTGACTATCCAATGGAACTTCTACTTTATATTTAGGACTAGCAATAGATATTACTGTTTCAAAAACAGTCCTTTCTGCCTCCTGAATCCATTGTCCCATAGAATGTAGATCAGTAGTAAAATCTACTACAGCCGTAAAAATACCTTTATGTTGTTTCCCTTCACTTTCACTATAGAGTTGTTTCCACCATTCAGCAACATAATGCAACTTTGGATTAAAGTTAGCAAGAATTTCTATTTTCTTACCAATTTTGTACAATTCGTTACGAGTGGATGCATAAAGTTCAGCTGGATTATTTTCAAAAGGGATATCACTTGATGTTGCTCTCTCCATATCAGTTGCACCCGCAATTAGTTGCTTAATATTTATTCCGGCTATCGCAATCGGTAATAATCCTACTGGCGTTAGGACAGAAAAACGGCCTCCTATATCATCTGGTATAATATAAGTCTTGTATTTCTCTTTGACTGCCAAATTATGTAAAGCACCTCGTGCTTTATCTGTTACAGCAACAATGTGCTTTTGAGCATTCATTTTCCCTATAGAATCTTCCAATTGTTTTTTCAAAATACGGAAAGCCAATGCTGGCTCAGTAGTAGTACCAGATTTAGAAATATTTATAATACCAAATTTTTTCCCTTCTAAATATTCAGACAATTCGTATAAATAATCTTCACTAATATTATGACCAGCATAAACAACTACTGGTCGTTCATTTTTCAAAGCACCGAATGAATTTGCAAGAGCAGTAATTACTGCTCTTGCACCTAAATAACTGCCACCAATACCAACTATTACAACAACTTCACAGTCAGTACGAAAACTATTGGCAGTTAACTGAATATCATCCATATCTTTTTCTATAACAGAAGAAGGGAAATGTAACCATCCCAGAAAATCTCTTCCTTTTCCATTTCCAACTTCCAACATTCTATTACATTCTTTAGTTTTAACTGCTTGTGCAACAACTTGCTCTTTTGTCATTGCTTTTAATGTTTTAAACATCGAGCTGCTCAATTTGATATCTAATTTCATAGCTTTATAATTTTTCTTACCCAAGTATCCTCGATAATTTTTGCACTACAGACCTCACTGGTTTTTTTTCGTACAAAACAGAGTATACTGCATCTAATATGGGCATATCCACGCGGTATGTGTTATTAATTTCTTTGATACATTTAACCCCGAAATATCCTTCTGCAACCATTCCCATTCCCATTTGGGCTGCTACAATAGAATATCCTTTGCCTATCATTATTCCAAAAAGTTGATTACGACTAAATCTCGAATAAGCCGTTACCAATAAATCGCCCAAATAAGCCGAATCATACAAATTTCTTGACATAGGACTTACAATTTTAACAAAATGTTCCAATTCCATCATTGAATTAGAAATAAGAACCGCTCGAAAATTATCACCATACTTTAAGCCCTGACAAATACCAGCTGCAATAGCATATACATTTTTTAATGTCGAAACGTACCCTATACCAGAAATGTCCTTACTAACAATTACTTTCACATAGTTTGTAGTAAATAATTTTGCCAATCTCTGCCCATACTCTTCATTGTCACATCCCACTGTGATATAAGATAATCTTTCCAAAGAGACTTCTTCAGCATGGCAAGGTCCTCCTAACATAGCAATACTATCTACCGAAACATCGTAATTTTTAATAAAAAAATCACTTACTAAAATATTTTCATCAGGGACAATACCTTTGATGGCTGATACAATAAATTTGCCTTTCAATGGCAAGTAAAGAGTTTGAAGATGCTGTTTGAGAAATGGAGAAGGAACGACAAAAAATAAAATATCACATTTTTCAACAACTTCATTAATATTACTATGAAAGGATATCCTCTCTATATCAAACTTTACATTTGGCAAATAAAACGGATTATGTTTTAATGCTTTGAATTCTTCAATCTGCTCTATACGACGCATATACCAATGAAAGTTAAGACAATTGTCAGAAATAATTTTAGAAATAGCGGTAGCCCAACTACCACCTCCTAATATTCCTATTTCACATGCATTATTCATTTGGACTATTTTATTTTTAATAATCTAATTTCTCCGGACGCATATGAGGGAAAAGAAGTACTTCTTGAATAGAAGTTTGTTTTGTTAACAACATTACTAAACGATCCATCCCAATTCCCATTCCTGAAGTTGGAGGCATTCCATATTCCAATGCACGTAAAAAGTCTTGATCTATAAACATTGCTTCATTATCTCCTTTTTTCGAAAGCTTCAATTGATCTTCAAAACGTTTACGTTGATCAATTGGATCATTCAATTCCGAATATGCATTAGCTAATTCAAATCCATTTACTATCAATTCAAAACGTTCTGTCAATTCGGCATTTTGTCGATGGCATTTACAAAGGGGAGACATCTCTTTCGGGTAGTCAATTATAAATGTTGGTTGAATATATTTCCACTCACATTTTTTACCAAATATCTCATCAATGAGTTTCCCACTACTCATTGTTTTATCTTCTTCTATATGTAGAAAACGACAAACCTCTCGCAATTGATTTTCATTCATTCCAGCAATATTAACACCCGTATTTTCTTCAATAACATCAATCATAGTAATTCTTCTATAAGGAGCTTTGAAATTGATTATATATTCTCCTATCTTCAACTCTGTGCTACCCAAAATCTCTATGCAAATATGTTCAAGCATTTGTTCGGTAAAATTCATCATCCACTTGTAGTCTTTATAAGAAACATAAACTTCTACAACTGTAAACTCCGGATTGTGTACTTTATCAATACCCTCGTTACGAAAATTACGAGAAAATTCGTAGACACCTTCAAATCCACCAACAATTAACCGTTTCAGATATAACTCATTAGCAATACGTAAATAGCAAGGGATATCTAATGCATTATGGTGGGTAACAAACGGACGAGCAGCTGCTCCACCCGGTATACTTTGCAAAACAGGGGTATCTACTTCTATGTAACCTTTTTCATTGAAAAAGCTACGTACAGAATTGAAAATTTTTGTTCTTTTCAGAAAAATATCCTTAGTACCCTCATTGACAATTAAATCTACATATCGTTGACGATAACGTAATTCAACATCATTATAAGAATCATAAGTCATTCCATCTTTAGATTTGACAATAGGTAGTGGACGCAAAGATTTAGAAAGTAACGTCAAGCTATTCACATGTATAGATATCTCACCTGTTTGTGTACAAAAAACATATCCCTTTATACCAATAAAATCGCCAATATCTAGTAATTTTTTAAATACTATATAATAAAGATCCTTATTCTCATTCGGGCAAAGACTATCGCACTTAATATAAAGTTGTATTCTGCCAACAGAATCTTGAAGCTCCACAAAAGAAACCTTACCCATAATCCGACGACTCATCATTCGCCCTGCAACAGACACCTCCCATCGTGGAGAATCCTCTCTAAAGCCCCTTTTTATTTCTGTGGAATAATCCGTTACAATGTATTCGTCGGCAGGATAGGGGTCAATTCCTCTACTTTTTAATTCTTCTAGACTTTTACGACGAAATATCTCTTGTTCACTCAAATCAATTATCTATCATTAGTTATATACCATGAAAAAAGTAAATGTAGAAATAATATTTTTAGAAATATAGGTCTCAAATTAATTTCATAAAATTTCTCTAATTGTTCCATTGCTTACATAAAAAAGTTTATAAGCATGTTGCATTTTTGTTAAAATATTATCTAGATGTTTACGGTTAGTATCAGTAATAAATATTTGTCCGAAAGTTTTTTGGGCTAACAGGCGAATAATTTTTTCTACTCGCTTAGCATCTAGTTTATCAAATAAATCATCTAGCAACAATATAGGGATAGACAGCCCCTTTTGAACCAAAAAACTAAATTGTGCCAATTTCAAAGCAATCAAATAAGTTTTATTTTGACCCTGTGAACCAATTTTACGAATTAAAAAATTATTAAGTAAAAAGTTAAAGTCATCCTTATGAATTCCTGTGCTAGTAAATCCTAATATTTTATCCCGTTCTCTTTTTTCATACAATAATTCAAATAAGGAATGATCGTCTAAATGAGACACATATTCCAAGTCTATTGTTTCATTCTTATCACTAATGGTATAATAATATTCCTTAAATAAAGGCAAAAAGTCAGTTGTAAAATTCTTTCTTTTTTGATATATAATTTCACCAGTAGTCCCCATTTGTTCTTCCCATATTTCAAACTCTTCGCCAGATAGAGAAGGAAGAGCATTCCTTAATAAAAAATTCCTTTGTTGTAAAGCTTGATTATAATAAATCAATGTTCTCAAATATTCTTTGTCGTATTGACTAATAAGCATATCAGCAAATTTTCTACGCTCATTACTTCCGAATTGGATCATATTTGTATCGTTGGGAGAGACCATCACTGTCGGAATTAATCCAATATGTTCGGAAAGTTTCTTATACTCTTTTTTATTCCGTTTGAAAATTTTTCGTTGTTTAAGCTTTATGCCACAGTAAATCTCCTCTATGTTGTCCTTATCTTTGTAAAAAGCATGAAGAACCGCAAAGTCTTTATTGTAATTAATTAATTGAGAATCTGTCAGATTAGTGTGATTTTTTGTAAAAGCGAGGTAATACAGAGCATCAAGCAAATTTGTCTTTCCCATACCATTATCTCCA of the Candidatus Azobacteroides pseudotrichonymphae genomovar. CFP2 genome contains:
- a CDS encoding adenosylcobalamin-dependent ribonucleoside-diphosphate reductase, which translates into the protein MTFEEVYKSSLDYFCGDELAAKVFVDKYALKSNKGEYFESTPNEMHQRIAREIVRIEQKYPNPILTEKNILEVISDFNYLIPQGGNMFGIGNSYQLTSLSNCFVIGNRTDSYGGIMRTDEEQIQLMKRRGGVGHDLSHIRPRGSPVNNSAITSTGMVPFMERYSNSTREVAQEGRRGALMLSMSVEHPEIESFIDAKIEEGKVTGANISVKLTDEFMRAVESNRSFIQRFPIDSENPQIIKEIDAKDLWNKIIHNAWQSAEPGVLFWDTILRESIPDCYIDSGFGTVSTNPCGEIPLCPYDSCRLLAINLYSYVKQPFKKEAEFDFDLFEEHVALAQRMMDNIVDLEVEKIDAILMKIISDYESDEIKHTEQLLWEKIRHKTLIGRRIGIGITAEGDMLAALGFRYGTEEATNFAERIQKVLALSVYRASVEVAKERGAFEIFNIELEKNNPFIHRLKEVDSQLIEDMQQFGRRNIACLTIAPTGTTSLMSQTTSGIEPVFLPVYKRRRKVNPSDEITKIDFVDEMGDSWVEYTVFHHKFVKWMEVQGYPTTRKYAQREIDALVAKSPYYKSTSNDVDWLQKVKMQGRIQRWVDHSISVTINLPNETKEELVNYLYIEAWKSGCKGCTVYRDGSRNGVLVTTSKENHKIDGGKEYGENLQEMKSGVNQSEKADFISPAINLYRVSFLAKRPSKLEADVVRFQNNKEKWIAFIGLLNNFPYEIFTGLNDEENGIFLPKSVSRGVIIKNVDENGDKRYDFQYSNKHGCKTTIEGLSAKFNPEYWNYAKLISGVLRYAMPLEQVIDLVHSLHLNDRSINTWKSGVERALKKYIKTGTKLKGEKCSNCGQESLVYQEGCISCASCGYSKCE
- a CDS encoding glucose-6-phosphate isomerase, with product MKLDIKLSSSMFKTLKAMTKEQVVAQAVKTKECNRMLEVGNGKGRDFLGWLHFPSSVIEKDMDDIQLTANSFRTDCEVVVIVGIGGSYLGARAVITALANSFGALKNERPVVVYAGHNISEDYLYELSEYLEGKKFGIINISKSGTTTEPALAFRILKKQLEDSIGKMNAQKHIVAVTDKARGALHNLAVKEKYKTYIIPDDIGGRFSVLTPVGLLPIAIAGINIKQLIAGATDMERATSSDIPFENNPAELYASTRNELYKIGKKIEILANFNPKLHYVAEWWKQLYSESEGKQHKGIFTAVVDFTTDLHSMGQWIQEAERTVFETVISIASPKYKVEVPLDSQDLDGLNFLSGKRVDYINKMAELGTQIAHVEGDVPNIKIELPELNEYHLGQLLYFFERACGISGYLLEVNPFDQPGVESYKKNMFALLNKPGFEHLKPGNEIRSKLYDF
- a CDS encoding NAD(P)H-dependent glycerol-3-phosphate dehydrogenase, with amino-acid sequence MNNACEIGILGGGSWATAISKIISDNCLNFHWYMRRIEQIEEFKALKHNPFYLPNVKFDIERISFHSNINEVVEKCDILFFVVPSPFLKQHLQTLYLPLKGKFIVSAIKGIVPDENILVSDFFIKNYDVSVDSIAMLGGPCHAEEVSLERLSYITVGCDNEEYGQRLAKLFTTNYVKVIVSKDISGIGYVSTLKNVYAIAAGICQGLKYGDNFRAVLISNSMMELEHFVKIVSPMSRNLYDSAYLGDLLVTAYSRFSRNQLFGIMIGKGYSIVAAQMGMGMVAEGYFGVKCIKEINNTYRVDMPILDAVYSVLYEKKPVRSVVQKLSRILG
- the lysS gene encoding lysine--tRNA ligase — translated: MIDLSEQEIFRRKSLEELKSRGIDPYPADEYIVTDYSTEIKRGFREDSPRWEVSVAGRMMSRRIMGKVSFVELQDSVGRIQLYIKCDSLCPNENKDLYYIVFKKLLDIGDFIGIKGYVFCTQTGEISIHVNSLTLLSKSLRPLPIVKSKDGMTYDSYNDVELRYRQRYVDLIVNEGTKDIFLKRTKIFNSVRSFFNEKGYIEVDTPVLQSIPGGAAARPFVTHHNALDIPCYLRIANELYLKRLIVGGFEGVYEFSRNFRNEGIDKVHNPEFTVVEVYVSYKDYKWMMNFTEQMLEHICIEILGSTELKIGEYIINFKAPYRRITMIDVIEENTGVNIAGMNENQLREVCRFLHIEEDKTMSSGKLIDEIFGKKCEWKYIQPTFIIDYPKEMSPLCKCHRQNAELTERFELIVNGFELANAYSELNDPIDQRKRFEDQLKLSKKGDNEAMFIDQDFLRALEYGMPPTSGMGIGMDRLVMLLTKQTSIQEVLLFPHMRPEKLDY
- the recF gene encoding DNA replication/repair protein RecF (All proteins in this family for which functions are known are DNA-binding proteins that assist the filamentation of RecA onto DNA for the initiation of recombination or recombinational repair.), translating into MIIEIVTILNFKNIEEGSLSFSPKINYLLGDNGMGKTNLLDALYYLAFTKNHTNLTDSQLINYNKDFAVLHAFYKDKDNIEEIYCGIKLKQRKIFKRNKKEYKKLSEHIGLIPTVMVSPNDTNMIQFGSNERRKFADMLISQYDKEYLRTLIYYNQALQQRNFLLRNALPSLSGEEFEIWEEQMGTTGEIIYQKRKNFTTDFLPLFKEYYYTISDKNETIDLEYVSHLDDHSLFELLYEKRERDKILGFTSTGIHKDDFNFLLNNFLIRKIGSQGQNKTYLIALKLAQFSFLVQKGLSIPILLLDDLFDKLDAKRVEKIIRLLAQKTFGQIFITDTNRKHLDNILTKMQHAYKLFYVSNGTIREIL